From Halotia branconii CENA392, the proteins below share one genomic window:
- a CDS encoding TM2 domain-containing protein, with amino-acid sequence MANLNPSHPTKQLLAGYCGIIFGGFGVHKFILGYAPEGFIMLVISVVGGSFTYGITFLIMQLVGLVEAMIYLNKSPEDFVNTYFANKQGWF; translated from the coding sequence ATGGCAAATCTTAACCCTAGCCACCCAACCAAACAACTTTTAGCTGGTTACTGTGGGATCATTTTTGGAGGTTTTGGAGTGCATAAGTTTATTCTAGGATATGCTCCAGAAGGCTTCATTATGCTAGTGATATCCGTTGTGGGTGGTTCTTTCACTTACGGCATTACCTTTTTAATTATGCAACTTGTAGGTTTAGTTGAAGCCATGATCTACTTGAATAAATCTCCCGAAGACTTCGTTAATACATATTTTGCGAACAAACAGGGCTGGTTTTAG
- a CDS encoding heavy metal translocating P-type ATPase, whose product MQLVPKTKLTPEPLPTSEKIIFDVGGMKCAGCVSAVERQLTQHPGVKNACVNLATEVAVVESEIGAIDSDALAKQLTAAGFPTQLRSAKDKIAGKTVTLEDRAERQRQEMRSAFKQLAIAGILLILSGTGHLSNIFGTTLPVLNNIWFHCGLATVTLLIPGRPILIDGWLGWRRNAPNMNTLVGLGTLTAYTASLIALLFPQMGWECFFDEPVMMLGFILLGRTLEKQARGKAASAFRKLLALQPQTARLIPDPNPETGGLGSNIIEIPAEQVRTGEWLQVLPGDKIPVDGEVRFGRTAVNESMLTGEAVPVVKQPGDLVAAGTINQSGAIAIQATRIGSDTTLAQIVALVEDAQTRKAPVQKLADTVAGYFTYGVLSAAVLTFIFWYFFGTHIWSDVTASGGMEMLSHTAHNTHYSSLSTSSSPLLISLKLAIAVMVVACPCALGLATPTAIIVGTGIGAEKGLLIKGGDVLERVHQLDTIVFDKTGTLTTGNPTVTDCLSIGELNDQNPQFLIQLAAAVESGTYHPLAKAIQQEAQRQQLSIPDAVDFHTEPGLGVSAVIEGTTVLLGNWNWLSWHGIDINENAQQMAQKLAADGKTVVYVAVARTLAGLIAVQDTLRADAQATIEKLRQMGLRVMLLSGDQLEAANAVAKQLGLSNTDVLAGIPPSKKAAVIQELQMKSVAKVAMVGDGINDAPALSQADVGIALHSGTDVAMETAEIVLMRDRLNDVVESIELSRATFNKIRQNLFWAFGYNTIGIPLAAGVLLPNLGFVLSPSGAAALMAFSSVSVVTNSVLLRRLAHRL is encoded by the coding sequence ATGCAACTTGTTCCAAAAACTAAGCTGACCCCAGAACCACTTCCTACCTCAGAGAAAATCATTTTTGATGTTGGAGGAATGAAATGTGCTGGATGTGTGAGCGCTGTAGAGCGACAGCTAACTCAACATCCGGGAGTCAAGAATGCCTGTGTCAATCTGGCAACAGAAGTAGCAGTCGTAGAGTCAGAAATCGGTGCGATAGATTCAGATGCACTGGCAAAGCAATTGACAGCAGCAGGATTTCCAACTCAACTCCGCAGCGCTAAGGACAAGATAGCTGGTAAGACAGTTACCTTAGAAGACCGAGCAGAAAGACAGCGCCAAGAAATGCGCTCTGCATTTAAGCAGTTAGCGATCGCTGGAATACTATTAATATTGTCGGGAACCGGACATCTTAGCAATATCTTTGGTACAACATTACCCGTATTAAATAACATCTGGTTTCATTGTGGACTGGCAACAGTAACACTACTAATTCCCGGCCGTCCAATTTTAATAGATGGCTGGCTAGGCTGGCGGCGCAATGCACCTAACATGAATACTCTTGTGGGGTTAGGGACATTAACAGCTTACACGGCAAGTTTGATCGCGCTATTGTTTCCCCAAATGGGTTGGGAATGCTTCTTTGACGAACCAGTAATGATGCTGGGTTTTATTCTGCTGGGTAGAACATTAGAAAAACAAGCTAGAGGCAAGGCTGCGTCTGCATTTAGAAAATTGTTAGCACTCCAGCCACAGACAGCAAGGTTGATTCCCGACCCAAATCCAGAGACAGGAGGATTGGGATCAAATATTATTGAGATTCCAGCTGAACAAGTACGCACAGGGGAATGGTTACAGGTACTACCAGGAGATAAAATTCCTGTTGATGGTGAAGTTCGCTTCGGACGTACAGCTGTGAATGAATCAATGCTGACTGGGGAAGCAGTACCAGTAGTTAAGCAACCAGGAGATTTAGTCGCAGCAGGAACCATCAATCAATCAGGAGCGATCGCTATCCAGGCAACACGTATTGGTAGTGATACCACCTTAGCTCAAATTGTCGCCTTAGTAGAAGATGCCCAAACCCGTAAAGCCCCAGTGCAGAAATTAGCGGACACAGTAGCTGGTTACTTTACCTACGGTGTATTGAGTGCTGCTGTATTGACATTTATTTTTTGGTATTTTTTCGGTACTCATATTTGGTCTGATGTCACAGCTTCAGGCGGAATGGAAATGCTCAGCCATACTGCACATAATACCCATTATTCCTCATTATCTACTTCTTCCTCCCCACTTTTAATTAGTTTAAAACTAGCGATCGCAGTTATGGTTGTCGCTTGTCCTTGTGCTTTAGGACTCGCCACACCGACAGCCATTATTGTCGGAACTGGCATAGGTGCAGAAAAAGGTCTGTTAATTAAAGGTGGTGATGTTCTCGAAAGAGTACATCAACTGGACACCATAGTATTTGATAAAACTGGTACTTTAACCACAGGCAATCCCACGGTTACAGATTGTCTATCGATTGGGGAACTGAATGATCAAAATCCCCAATTTCTCATTCAACTAGCAGCAGCAGTAGAAAGTGGTACTTACCATCCTCTGGCAAAAGCAATTCAGCAAGAAGCGCAGCGACAACAGTTATCTATCCCTGATGCTGTAGATTTTCACACAGAACCCGGACTGGGTGTATCTGCGGTAATAGAGGGTACAACTGTGTTATTAGGTAACTGGAACTGGTTAAGTTGGCACGGGATTGATATCAATGAAAATGCTCAACAGATGGCTCAGAAATTAGCAGCAGATGGGAAAACCGTTGTTTATGTAGCTGTTGCGAGAACTTTAGCCGGACTAATTGCTGTTCAAGATACCCTCAGAGCAGATGCTCAAGCCACAATAGAGAAGTTACGCCAGATGGGTTTACGGGTAATGCTGCTTAGTGGTGATCAATTAGAAGCGGCTAATGCTGTAGCCAAACAATTAGGATTAAGTAACACTGATGTCTTAGCAGGTATTCCCCCCAGTAAAAAAGCTGCTGTGATTCAAGAATTACAAATGAAATCTGTTGCTAAAGTCGCAATGGTTGGAGATGGAATCAATGATGCTCCAGCTTTATCGCAAGCAGATGTAGGAATTGCTTTACATTCGGGAACAGATGTAGCGATGGAAACCGCTGAAATTGTCCTCATGCGCGATCGCTTAAATGACGTTGTAGAATCAATTGAACTAAGTCGTGCTACTTTCAATAAAATCCGTCAGAATTTATTTTGGGCTTTTGGGTACAACACAATCGGTATTCCTCTAGCAGCAGGTGTTTTATTACCAAACTTGGGTTTTGTTCTTAGTCCATCTGGTGCTGCTGCATTAATGGCTTTTAGCTCAGTTAGTGTAGTCACCAATTCAGTTTTATTAAGGCGGCTAGCTCATCGTCTGTAA
- the cobJ gene encoding precorrin-3B C(17)-methyltransferase yields MTMKVAPVIVVLGQNSVAIARKMMSVLPGATLYGLAGRTCEVDISFTNFGDTLREFFMEGRPLIGICAAGILIRTLAPMLSDKRQEPPVVAVAEDGSAVVPLLGGLNGVNDLARLIAEVLDVKAAITTTGDLRFCTSLLSPPRGYHLANPDDAKTFISDLLAGAQVKLEGTAPWLSNSQLPIDTKGNLTIRVTEHLVTLTPNCLVYHPATIAIAINDTVDVDTIQQLLIDAELAPQSVAAIFAPLAIAANPAVHGIASALGVPTRFFTSNQLETLLSQGYSTAQAAAIAATGTSSHLLTSSFSHLAIAIAPQVIDPSTIGQPRGRLAIVGTGPGWSQWMSPEVREILKSATDLVGYKTYLDLVGSLADDKQRHESDNREEIARAKMALDLAVEGRYVAVVSSGDPGIYAMAAAIFEVLDHHAQPEWNSIDIYVAPGISAMQAAAAAIGAPLGHDFCAISLSDILKPWSIIEQRIAAAACADFAIAFYNPVSKQRTWQLTAARNILLQYRTPDTPVVLGRNIGRLGHTVKVITLDQLAPDVADMQTIILIGSTQTKIIQRGDENISVYTPRRYTESKNVL; encoded by the coding sequence ATGACCATGAAAGTTGCACCCGTTATTGTAGTGCTGGGTCAAAACAGTGTAGCAATAGCCCGCAAAATGATGAGTGTTTTGCCAGGGGCGACACTATACGGCTTAGCGGGTCGCACCTGTGAAGTTGATATCAGTTTCACAAATTTCGGGGATACATTGCGGGAGTTTTTCATGGAGGGAAGACCGCTGATTGGAATTTGTGCAGCGGGCATTTTGATCAGGACACTAGCACCTATGCTCTCGGATAAACGACAGGAACCGCCAGTGGTAGCTGTTGCTGAGGATGGTAGTGCTGTGGTTCCTTTATTGGGTGGACTTAATGGGGTAAATGATTTAGCACGTCTGATTGCTGAAGTACTTGATGTTAAAGCTGCAATCACGACTACAGGTGATCTGCGTTTTTGCACTTCGTTGTTATCTCCTCCTCGTGGATACCATTTAGCTAACCCTGATGATGCTAAGACGTTTATCTCAGATTTGCTAGCTGGAGCGCAAGTGAAGTTAGAGGGAACTGCACCTTGGTTGAGTAATAGTCAACTACCTATAGACACCAAGGGAAATTTAACCATCCGGGTTACGGAACATTTGGTGACACTTACACCCAACTGCCTTGTTTATCACCCAGCAACTATAGCGATCGCCATTAATGATACTGTTGATGTAGACACAATACAACAGTTACTTATTGATGCTGAACTAGCACCTCAATCTGTCGCAGCGATATTTGCACCCCTAGCAATCGCAGCTAACCCAGCAGTTCATGGCATTGCTAGCGCCCTAGGAGTGCCTACCCGCTTTTTTACCTCAAATCAGTTAGAAACTTTGTTATCACAAGGTTATAGCACAGCCCAAGCAGCAGCGATCGCCGCAACAGGTACATCCTCTCATCTTCTCACCTCTTCGTTTTCCCACCTAGCGATCGCCATTGCTCCCCAAGTAATTGACCCCAGCACCATAGGTCAACCACGGGGGCGGCTAGCAATTGTGGGTACAGGCCCTGGTTGGTCACAGTGGATGTCTCCAGAAGTAAGGGAAATACTCAAGTCTGCAACTGACTTAGTAGGGTATAAAACATACTTAGATTTAGTCGGTTCTCTTGCTGATGATAAACAGCGGCATGAGTCAGATAACCGCGAAGAAATTGCACGAGCAAAGATGGCGCTGGATTTAGCGGTAGAAGGGCGATATGTTGCAGTGGTTTCCTCTGGCGATCCTGGGATCTATGCAATGGCAGCAGCAATTTTTGAGGTATTGGATCACCACGCCCAACCGGAATGGAACAGTATTGATATTTATGTTGCACCAGGTATATCAGCAATGCAAGCGGCGGCAGCGGCAATTGGCGCTCCTTTGGGACATGACTTTTGTGCGATTTCTCTATCGGACATCTTGAAGCCTTGGTCAATTATTGAACAACGAATTGCGGCGGCGGCTTGTGCTGATTTTGCGATCGCATTTTACAATCCTGTTTCCAAACAACGCACTTGGCAACTGACAGCTGCTAGAAATATTTTGTTGCAATATAGAACACCTGATACCCCAGTAGTATTAGGGAGAAATATTGGCAGACTAGGACATACAGTAAAAGTAATTACTCTTGACCAGTTAGCGCCAGATGTTGCTGATATGCAGACTATTATTCTTATTGGTTCAACACAGACTAAGATTATTCAGCGCGGCGATGAGAATATTTCTGTTTATACGCCTCGTCGTTATACTGAAAGCAAAAATGTATTATGA
- a CDS encoding GGDEF domain-containing protein, translating to MKISILVFGSNNFLAKLPDQIRDQTAYILEVITDVSQAVAHIQITPPDIIFLQASLDSSIQLCGWLKEQTQLSWIYSIFLEDRPEELANRNRYGWEWELQMTAAILNQGADAYVWQLPEDKKDYSLTGLTANDRLILAHLTVGLRKVQKYRDLIQKNDLLSAIALADSLTELNNRRALEWDLPRQIQKAQNQNTPLSLIILDVDYFKKVNDTYGHLVGDRLLQLLCSRLRHNLRSQDTAFRYGGEEFVIVLANTTGEEALLVADRLNRVVSEQPFAINSKVTIDVTISLGTASLEVGDDEKGLSLLHRADQCLFHAKATGRNQAISWEHLSRFSHLQAVSS from the coding sequence ATGAAGATTTCCATTCTGGTCTTTGGAAGTAATAACTTTCTTGCCAAACTTCCCGATCAGATCCGCGATCAAACCGCTTATATTTTAGAAGTTATTACCGATGTCTCTCAGGCAGTAGCACACATTCAAATCACGCCGCCCGATATAATATTTTTGCAAGCCAGTCTGGATAGCAGCATACAACTGTGCGGTTGGTTAAAAGAACAAACCCAGCTATCCTGGATATACTCTATTTTTCTAGAGGATCGTCCTGAAGAACTGGCTAACAGAAATAGATATGGCTGGGAATGGGAATTGCAGATGACCGCCGCTATTCTCAACCAAGGAGCTGATGCTTATGTTTGGCAACTTCCTGAAGATAAAAAAGACTATAGCTTAACAGGTTTAACAGCAAATGATCGCCTAATACTCGCTCATTTGACGGTTGGTTTGCGTAAAGTCCAAAAGTACCGTGATTTGATTCAAAAAAATGATTTATTATCAGCGATCGCTTTAGCTGATTCGTTAACAGAACTCAATAATCGTCGGGCGTTGGAATGGGATTTACCCAGGCAAATTCAAAAAGCTCAAAATCAAAATACACCCTTGAGTTTAATTATTTTAGACGTAGACTATTTTAAGAAAGTCAACGATACCTATGGTCATTTAGTGGGCGATCGCCTCTTGCAGTTACTATGTAGCCGACTGCGGCATAATCTACGGTCTCAAGATACTGCATTTCGTTATGGTGGCGAGGAATTTGTAATTGTTCTGGCTAATACTACAGGTGAAGAAGCGCTATTAGTAGCGGATCGCCTCAATCGTGTAGTTAGTGAGCAACCTTTCGCCATCAATAGTAAAGTAACAATTGATGTTACTATTAGTTTAGGTACTGCTAGTTTAGAAGTCGGTGACGATGAGAAAGGGCTTAGTCTACTACATCGCGCTGATCAATGTTTGTTTCATGCAAAAGCTACTGGACGTAACCAAGCTATTAGTTGGGAACATTTATCTCGTTTTTCGCATTTGCAAGCTGTATCTTCATAA
- a CDS encoding CPBP family intramembrane glutamic endopeptidase, translating to MTIKRLVLIFVLTPIAILLSVTSLFSSWQEPQFQSRLELYQTNIALQAQAWQPQNSNDDNLTAIRTAILGEQPLESATNQYQEARNSVQANLDKAKNKLTQLRSQSKITPVPPKPLPETPTNNASGGQQQKLQQSLKQLQKLLNELDLRLGILQAQQGQTDTALKIWSELQKRVETDKPDINLVPNTPPYADSNEFAGTAAVLSGLWSDPPRILPNAQQLIQKNLEGWFRSTALVRLYKLQQRQEALSAIQTAQQEAANQAVLKLALIGTIPTLAALVGMILLISLCVQRLLKGKVALLAQNADVPWSTPWNGETILQVFILGFFFMGQIFVPLFLSIIPIPRPAGNVRLQAVYVLVSYLLVASGALLVLYFSIKRFFPLPEFWFRFRLQDKWFLWGLGGYCAALPIVVLVSLINQQLWQGQGGSNPLLQLALESQDGVALGIFFSTAAIAAPFFEELLFRGFLLPSLTRYLPVWGAIITSGLLFAIAHLSLSEILPLTALGIVLGVVYTRSRNLLAPMLLHSLWNSGTLLSLFLLGSGN from the coding sequence ATGACTATCAAGCGGCTGGTTTTAATATTTGTGCTGACACCGATAGCAATCCTGTTGTCGGTTACATCTTTATTTAGTAGTTGGCAAGAACCTCAATTTCAAAGTCGTCTAGAACTTTATCAAACCAATATTGCTCTGCAAGCCCAAGCTTGGCAACCTCAAAATAGCAACGATGATAATTTAACAGCAATTCGGACAGCAATACTTGGTGAGCAACCCCTGGAAAGCGCTACAAATCAGTATCAAGAAGCGCGTAACTCAGTTCAGGCTAATTTAGATAAAGCCAAAAACAAACTTACACAACTACGCTCTCAATCTAAAATCACTCCCGTACCTCCTAAACCGTTACCAGAAACTCCTACTAATAATGCCTCCGGTGGGCAACAGCAGAAGTTGCAGCAGTCCTTAAAGCAACTGCAAAAGTTACTGAACGAACTAGACTTGCGTTTGGGTATTTTACAAGCACAACAAGGGCAGACAGATACAGCACTTAAAATTTGGAGCGAATTACAAAAACGAGTAGAAACAGACAAGCCAGATATAAATTTAGTACCCAATACCCCTCCTTATGCTGATAGCAATGAATTTGCAGGAACGGCTGCTGTATTAAGTGGACTTTGGAGTGATCCTCCTCGGATTTTACCCAACGCCCAGCAGTTGATTCAAAAGAACTTAGAAGGTTGGTTTCGCTCTACTGCTTTGGTTCGGTTGTACAAACTTCAGCAACGACAGGAAGCTTTATCAGCAATTCAAACTGCACAACAAGAGGCTGCTAACCAAGCTGTATTGAAATTAGCATTGATTGGCACTATCCCAACTTTAGCAGCATTAGTAGGTATGATCTTGCTAATTTCCTTATGTGTTCAGCGCTTGTTAAAGGGAAAAGTTGCCTTGTTAGCTCAAAATGCTGATGTACCTTGGTCAACGCCTTGGAATGGTGAAACAATTTTGCAGGTTTTTATCCTAGGTTTTTTCTTCATGGGACAGATTTTTGTTCCTCTGTTCTTATCAATTATTCCCATTCCACGTCCTGCTGGTAATGTCAGACTTCAGGCTGTTTATGTTTTGGTTAGTTACCTACTGGTAGCTTCAGGTGCGCTTTTAGTGCTATATTTTTCTATTAAACGCTTTTTCCCACTTCCAGAGTTCTGGTTCCGCTTCCGTTTGCAGGATAAATGGTTTTTATGGGGACTAGGTGGCTATTGTGCTGCTTTACCCATTGTTGTATTAGTGTCATTAATTAATCAACAACTATGGCAAGGGCAAGGTGGTAGCAATCCTTTGTTGCAACTAGCACTGGAAAGTCAAGATGGTGTAGCACTAGGTATATTTTTCTCTACAGCTGCGATCGCAGCTCCATTTTTTGAAGAACTTTTATTTCGTGGCTTCTTATTGCCTTCCCTAACTCGTTATCTTCCTGTGTGGGGAGCAATTATTACCAGTGGTTTGTTATTTGCGATCGCTCACTTGAGTTTGTCGGAAATTTTGCCATTAACGGCTCTAGGGATTGTCTTAGGAGTAGTTTACACGCGATCGCGCAACCTTTTAGCTCCTATGCTTCTCCATAGTCTATGGAATAGTGGCACACTATTAAGCCTATTTTTATTAGGTAGTGGTAATTAA
- the alaS gene encoding alanine--tRNA ligase translates to MPSNPQKLSGSEIRNLFLDFFAGRGHQILPSASVVSEDPTLLLTVAGMVPFKPIFLGQRTPEFKRATTSQKCIRTNDIENVGRTKRHHTFFEMLGNFSFGDYFKEQAIAWGWEISTEVFGFSPNNLVVSVFEDDDEAFNIWRDQIGVPAARIKRMGADDNFWAMGATGPCGPCSEIYYDFHPERGDDNIDLEDDSRFIEFYNLVFMQYNRDASGNLTPLQNKNIDTGMGLERMAQILQQVPNNYETDLIFPIIQTAAQIAEIDYHSSDEKTKVSLKVIGDHVRAVVHMIADEIRASNVGRGYVLRRLIRRVVRHGRLIGISSEFITQVAETAIALSESVYPNVRQREAAIKAELQREESNFLRTLDRGEKLLEEIIQEVKQQGKTSISGESAFTLYDTYGFPLELTQEIAEENNLTIDEAGFNVEMQKQVERAKAAHETIDLTVQGSLDKLAEHVHATEFLGYTQPAATAKVEAILVDGVSQEAAEAGTQVQIVLNQTPFYAESGGQIGDRGYISGDGILVRVEDMKKESDFFIHLGHIERGTLRVGDSITAQIDRACRRRAQANHTATHLLQAALKKIVDEGISQAGSLVSFDRLRFDFNCPRALTSEEIQQVEEQVNTWIAEAHAANVEILPLAEAKAKGAVAMFGEKYGDEVRVIDFPGVSMELCGGTHVSNTAEIGVFKIISEAGVASGVRRIEAVSGPAILDYLNVRDKVVKDLSDRFKVKPEELPERITTLQTELRNNEKELASLKSQLAIAKSDSLLETTQTAGDYKLIIAQMEDVDPESLKTAAERLLQKIGNGAVVLGSVPEAGKVSIVAAFSPEVNKKGLQAGKFVGAIAKICGGGGGGRPNLAQAGGRDASKLPEALAKAQSDLKSALV, encoded by the coding sequence ATGCCTTCTAATCCCCAAAAACTTAGCGGTAGCGAAATTCGCAATTTATTCCTTGACTTCTTTGCTGGGCGCGGACACCAGATTCTCCCAAGTGCTTCCGTCGTGTCAGAAGATCCGACCTTGCTGCTGACGGTTGCGGGGATGGTACCATTTAAACCAATATTCTTAGGACAGCGCACACCTGAATTTAAGCGGGCTACTACTTCCCAAAAGTGCATCCGCACCAACGATATAGAAAATGTCGGACGCACGAAACGACATCACACGTTTTTTGAGATGTTGGGTAACTTCAGCTTTGGTGATTATTTTAAAGAACAAGCGATCGCCTGGGGTTGGGAAATCTCCACAGAAGTTTTTGGTTTTTCTCCCAACAACTTAGTTGTCAGCGTTTTTGAAGACGATGATGAAGCCTTTAATATTTGGCGCGATCAAATTGGTGTCCCAGCAGCCAGAATTAAACGCATGGGTGCAGATGATAACTTTTGGGCGATGGGTGCTACTGGCCCTTGTGGCCCTTGTTCGGAAATATATTACGACTTTCACCCCGAACGCGGCGATGACAACATTGATTTAGAAGATGATTCTCGATTTATCGAGTTTTATAACCTCGTCTTCATGCAATATAACCGGGATGCATCTGGCAATTTAACACCGCTGCAAAATAAAAACATTGATACTGGGATGGGTTTAGAGAGAATGGCACAAATTCTCCAACAAGTCCCAAATAACTACGAAACGGATTTAATTTTTCCGATTATTCAAACAGCAGCGCAAATTGCAGAGATTGACTACCACAGCAGCGACGAGAAAACCAAAGTCTCTTTAAAAGTGATTGGTGATCATGTTCGTGCTGTCGTCCACATGATTGCTGATGAAATCCGCGCCTCCAACGTGGGACGAGGTTACGTGTTGCGGCGATTAATTCGGCGGGTAGTGCGTCATGGACGATTGATTGGGATTAGTAGCGAATTTATCACCCAAGTTGCCGAAACTGCGATCGCTCTTTCAGAATCAGTTTATCCCAATGTGCGTCAACGCGAAGCCGCAATTAAAGCTGAATTGCAACGGGAAGAGTCTAATTTCTTGAGAACTTTGGATAGAGGCGAAAAACTTCTAGAAGAAATTATTCAAGAGGTGAAACAGCAAGGAAAAACTTCTATTAGCGGTGAAAGTGCCTTTACTTTGTATGACACCTACGGTTTCCCCCTGGAACTGACTCAAGAAATTGCCGAGGAAAACAACCTCACCATTGATGAAGCAGGCTTTAATGTAGAAATGCAAAAGCAGGTAGAACGTGCTAAAGCAGCCCACGAAACTATCGATTTAACTGTCCAAGGTTCTCTCGATAAGCTAGCAGAACACGTCCACGCTACCGAGTTTTTAGGTTATACCCAACCTGCGGCGACAGCGAAAGTCGAAGCCATATTAGTAGATGGAGTTTCTCAAGAAGCAGCAGAAGCCGGAACTCAAGTGCAAATTGTCCTCAATCAAACACCATTTTATGCTGAATCTGGGGGACAAATCGGCGATCGCGGTTATATCTCCGGTGATGGTATTTTAGTTCGCGTTGAAGACATGAAGAAAGAATCTGATTTCTTCATTCACTTGGGACACATTGAACGCGGTACACTGCGCGTAGGTGATAGCATCACCGCCCAAATTGATCGTGCTTGTCGTCGTCGCGCCCAAGCTAACCATACCGCAACTCATCTACTACAAGCCGCGTTGAAAAAAATAGTTGATGAAGGCATATCACAAGCTGGTTCTTTGGTTTCCTTTGACAGGTTGCGCTTTGACTTCAACTGTCCTCGTGCTTTGACATCTGAAGAAATTCAACAAGTAGAAGAACAGGTAAACACTTGGATTGCTGAAGCCCATGCCGCTAATGTGGAAATACTACCTTTAGCAGAAGCGAAAGCTAAAGGCGCTGTAGCTATGTTTGGGGAAAAATACGGTGATGAAGTCCGCGTCATCGATTTTCCTGGCGTATCAATGGAACTGTGCGGTGGAACCCATGTTAGTAATACTGCGGAAATTGGAGTTTTCAAGATTATTTCTGAAGCTGGCGTGGCTTCTGGGGTGCGGCGAATAGAAGCTGTTTCTGGCCCAGCGATATTAGATTATCTCAATGTAAGAGATAAAGTAGTCAAAGATTTGAGCGATCGCTTTAAAGTTAAACCCGAAGAACTACCAGAGAGAATTACCACTCTGCAAACCGAACTGAGAAATAATGAGAAAGAATTAGCAAGTTTGAAATCACAACTGGCGATCGCTAAATCTGATAGCTTGCTGGAAACAACACAAACAGCAGGCGATTATAAACTTATTATTGCCCAGATGGAAGATGTTGATCCCGAATCCTTAAAAACCGCCGCCGAACGCTTACTGCAAAAAATCGGTAACGGTGCAGTGGTACTGGGTTCTGTTCCGGAAGCTGGGAAAGTAAGTATAGTTGCAGCCTTTAGCCCAGAAGTAAATAAAAAAGGCTTACAAGCTGGTAAATTTGTCGGTGCTATTGCCAAGATTTGCGGCGGTGGCGGTGGTGGTAGACCGAACTTAGCCCAAGCCGGCGGACGCGATGCGAGTAAGTTACCGGAGGCATTGGCGAAGGCGCAGAGTGATTTGAAGTCCGCATTGGTTTAG
- a CDS encoding heavy-metal-associated domain-containing protein, giving the protein MSLKMKVPDITCDDCAKKITDSIHTMEPDAKVDVDVNSKTVTVDSKASEESIKQVIVAAGYKIEGYQ; this is encoded by the coding sequence ATGTCACTCAAAATGAAAGTTCCAGATATTACCTGTGACGATTGTGCAAAAAAGATCACAGATTCTATTCATACGATGGAACCTGATGCCAAAGTAGATGTAGACGTGAACTCTAAAACTGTTACTGTAGATTCTAAAGCTTCCGAAGAGTCTATAAAACAGGTAATTGTTGCTGCTGGCTACAAAATAGAAGGCTATCAATAG